Proteins encoded within one genomic window of Trichoderma asperellum chromosome 2, complete sequence:
- a CDS encoding uncharacterized protein (EggNog:ENOG41), with product MERTLTIVTNEDFTWKDDNSMSPDEGSWDDMVLPSPSPTETAWRAGVSAAPLQMGQLSPVSSNTDANMDGSSVPPMAHSASSSTCVDSWSASHGNPDECEEDKDWDWDQVSDETLAIPKLEPIDDDINLEDVCAAPLSQTPPNEILGASQLKQKRPRGRPRKHPLTPMVNTNKVTKGRSKTGCITCRKRKKKCDEAKPRCMNCEKNAVVCEGYHEKQVWKSGRERAEEERQRWENLPIITMQPIFHGVETTEDKIFWKHYVNHFSNVLTVEGEAKNAFKDIILQLANRHQGLMHSILAASSKHIDWDTPYGMKILQNNPSTSKETLEQRSEFHHDEGMRRMYAEMQEMDEDDPEYKTVLAARYGQMMCLLLQTRAEGNPRGDHRVHLQAYKNLIQNSPPEDSNFLTFIMEFFQYHIYADDLFWYPEKKTERLATEDWEPTAPIHPPRLLGVADGLFRHLSEITSIRNVIRVNMTNSVDPLVDYTSLYKAAEIDAAIREWTPRWPSGDSRDRVGLLYKLMLWVYLFRTIYPPSSLPGRRSTIGSLPTVMFSTMSTSTSSQPRRASMAASIGPTASSPLMGATNIFSRSQKTHSAPSTRHPSRTSSMHEGDPKTNTAPGSQKQRASSPPPARRPAQDDKRITTAVDEALTLLETFKPSDPSQTLLLIPCLVIGTACFEPDQRYRIRAAIRAVRGYTGLKNCDRVLELLEEVWALMDQGDWGAVWDWQRVARRMGLDFPCA from the exons ATGGAACGTACGCTTACCATCGTGACGAACGAAGACTTTACTTGGAAAGACGATAACAGTATGTCTCCCGATGAAGGATCTTGGGATGATATGGTGCTGCCGTCGCCATCCCCTACCGAAACAGCATGGAGAGCAGGCGTTTCTGCAGCACCTCTTCAGATGGGCCAGCTGTCGCCTGTGAGCTCCAATACCGACGCCAACATGGACGGCTCTTCTGTCCCTCCCATGGCCCATTCAGCGTCGTCATCGACATGTGTAGACTCTTGGAGCGCCAGCCACGGCAATCCAGATGAGTGCGAAGAAGATAAGGACTGGGATTGGGATCAAGTGTCCGACGAAACTCTCGCCATTCCAAAACTAGAGCCGATCGACGATGATATCAACCTAGAGGATGTGTGCGCGGCCCCCCTATCGCAAACGCCGCCAAACGAAATCCTTGGAGCCTCCCAGCTAAAGCAAAAGAGACCCCGGGGACGACCGAGGAAACATCCTCTCACCCCAATGGTCAACACAAATAAAGTCACGAAAGGCCGTTCGAAGACAGGATGCATCACTTGTAggaagcgcaagaagaagtGCGATGAGGCAAAGCCAAGAT GTATGAACTGTGAGAAAAACGCCGTCGTTTGCGAAGGATATCACGAAAAGCAGGTCTGGAAGAGTGGCAGAGAAAGGGCTGAAGAGG AGCGACAACGGTGGGAGAATCTACCCATCATTACAATGCAGCCTATCTTTCACGGTGTGGAAACCACCGAGGACAAGATATTTTGGAAACACTACGTCAACCACTTCAGCAATGTGTTAACTGTCGAGGGAGAGGCCAAGAACGCCTTCAAGGACATCATTCTGCAACTTGCCAATCGGCATCAAGGCCTGATGCACTCAATACTTgcggccagcagcaagcacaTTGACTGGGATACGCCTTATGGCATGAAAATCCTCCAGAACAACCCGTCTACGAGCAAGGAGACCTTAGAGCAGCGCTCCGAATTTCACCATGACGAGGGCATGAGACGAATGTATGCCGAAATGCAGGAgatggacgaggacgacCCGGAGTACAAAACCGTTCTCGCTGCACGGTATGGCCAAATGATGTGCCTGCTCCTCCAGACTCGAGCTGAAGGCAATCCACGGGGCGACCATAGGGTCCATCTACAGGCGTACAAAAATCTGATACAGAACTCGCCTCCCGAGGATTCAAACTTCTTAACGTTCATTATGGAGTTTTTCCAATATCACATCTACGCTGACGATCTCTTCTGGTACCCTGAGAAAAAGACTGAGCGTCTTGCGACGGAAGACTGGGAACCAACGGCGCCTATTCACCCCCCGCGCCTCCTGGGAGTCGCTGACGGACTATTCCGCCACCTTTCTGAAATTACCAGCATTCGAAACGTCATTCGGGTGAACATGACCAACTCCGTCGACCCCTTGGTTGACTACACCAGTCTCTACAAGGCGGCCGAGATCGATGCCGCTATCCGGGAGTGGACTCCCCGCTGGCCATCGGGTGATAGCCGGGATCGTGTTGGGCTGCTATACAAGCTAATGCTATGGGTTTATCTTTTCCGAACAATATACCCTCCTTCATCTTTGCCTGGCCGACGCAGCACTATTGGTTCACTACCCACAGTGATGTTTTCAACAATGTCCACGAGCACGAGCTCTCAACCGCGGCGAGCCTCCATGGCTGCATCCATAGGGCCTACAGCCTCGTCTCCGCTCATGGGAGCGACTAACATTTTCTCACGTTCGCAAAAAACACACAGCGCCCCCTCTACGCGGCATCCATCAAGAACCAGCTCCATGCATGAGGGTGACCCGAAGACGAATACCGCGCCCGGGTCGCAGAAGCAGCGGGCTTCATCTCCACCTCCTGCTCGCCGACCAGCACAGGATGACAAGCGGATCACCACGGCAGTCGATGAAGCGTTAACCCTCTTGGAAACATTCAAGCCCTCTGATCCCTCACAGACCCTCCTTCTGATCCCATGTCTAGTAATCGGAACGGCCTGCTTCGAACCCGACCAGCGGTACCGAATCCGAGCAGCCATCAGGGCAGTGCGAGGGTATACAGGCCTGAAGAATTGCGATCGAGTCCTAGAACTGCTTGAAGAGGTTTGGGCGCTCATGGATCAAGGCGACTGGGGTGCTGTTTGGGATTGGCAAAGAGTCGCCAGACGAATGGGTCTTGACTTCCCTTGTGCATGA
- a CDS encoding uncharacterized protein (EggNog:ENOG41), with translation MLLMRSWICRNADKLLTSGTPTSTTTSLSAISTTAIKDGHRGHFHAGPYFRGHQHNPSATTLEAERADRISRLAGLERVSTLRAAPHTPTSTGGRASSLSPQTTPTSTAGFPLNYPATQHLTPAYFDSNGQPVAVTKMSTVGTASATDSHLADSEDRRTVGDRDEDILSTDTNYREGESVTSTGVDQDAMDEDLEGLGAHSMGGFEDRMSDDGSASLVGFGEGAGSTVSGPIYHRRPAPGAAYQWGLERTNSGMSDARRERDSYMSGGGDTPMSATAAQERQYARMMDGVATDGPPTNPIPPDQDVFVDTTFRGPVPVGRQPARETAERIVQRLDSGESRAGPSGMGSPGRGGDKLGRFYFETDKRDD, from the coding sequence ATGTTGCTGATGCGCAGCTGGATTTGCAGAAACGCTGACAAGCTCTTGACCAGCGGCACGCCCACGAGCACCACGACATCTCTCTCTGCCATTTCGACAACCGCCATCAAGGACGGCCACCGCGGCCACTTCCACGCCGGGCCCTATTTCCGCGGCCACCAGCACAATCCATCGGCGACGACGCTCGAAGCCGAACGGGCCGATCGCATCTCTCGCCTGGCCGGCCTCGAGAGGGTGTCGACGCTGCGAGCCGCGCCGCATACTCCAACAAGCACGGGTGGCCGCGCATCGTCGCTGTCTCCACAGACTACACCTACGTCGACAGCTGGCTTCCCTCTCAATTACCCTGCGACGCAACACCTAACGCCGGCGTACTTTGACAGCAATGGACAGCCCGTCGCAGTGACCAAGATGAGCACTGTCGGTACTGCTAGTGCAACCGACAGCCATCTGGCAGACAGCGAGGACAGGCGCACCGTTGGCGATCGCGACGAGGATATTCTGAGCACGGATACTAACTACCGCGAGGGCGAGTCGGTCACAAGCACTGGCGTGGACCAAGATGCAATGGACGAGGACCTCGAAGGCCTGGGCGCACATTCCATGGGTGGCTTTGAGGATAGAATGAGCGACGATGGCTCTGCCTCGCTCGTTGGCTTTGGCGAAGGAGCCGGCAGCACCGTCTCTGGGCCTATATACCACCGTCGGCCAGCCCCTGGCGCTGCCTACCAATGGGGTCTCGAGAGGACCAACTCGGGCATGAGCGATGCGCGGCGCGAGAGAGATTCATACATGTCTGGAGGCGGAGACACACCGATGAGTGCCACAGCCGCTCAAGAGCGACAGTACGCTCGCATGATGGATGGGGTCGCAACAGACGGGCCCCCCACCAACCCTATACCCCCTGATCAAGATGTCTTTGTGGACACAACTTTCAGAGGGCCAGTTCCCGTAGGCCGACAGCCTGCCAGAGAAACCGCAGAGAGAATTGTGCAGCGGCTGGATAGCGGCGAGTCCAGGGCTGGTCCGTCGGGAATGGGCAGTCCAGGCCGAGGAGGCGACAAGCTGGGCAGGTTTTATTTTGAAACCGACAAACGTGATGACTGA
- a CDS encoding uncharacterized protein (EggNog:ENOG41~TransMembrane:1 (n8-19c37/38o89-106i)~SECRETED:SignalP(1-21)), with product MAFKLFNFFALLLVLCGLAFADYGALSSEVMVTPVYARQSDHLVYRENGTLANSSIVASPSSTINSPSKSTNKRLLNVDLTNLVMQEPGFALLSLSFAVISGGMIFL from the coding sequence ATGGCTTTTAAGCTGTTCaatttttttgcccttctaTTAGTCCTCTGTGGGCTTGCCTTTGCCGACTATGGCGCACTCTCATCTGAAGTGATGGTGACGCCTGTTTATGCCAGGCAAAGCGATCATTTGGTATACCGCGAAAACGGCACCCTTGCCAATAGTTCCATAGTCGCGTCGCCGTCTTCTACGATTAATTCGCCTTCTAAAAGCACAAATAAACGGCTATTAAACGTCGACTTGACAAATCTTGTCATGCAAGAGCCTGGATTTGCCCTTCTCAGCCTATCATTCGCAGTCATAAGCGGCGGCATGATATTCCTCTAA